In Acidimicrobiales bacterium, one DNA window encodes the following:
- a CDS encoding VOC family protein, translating to MTHDDAVRPARRFLHVCYCCSDTGPVTQFLVEGLAMRRVMGTPVERSDGAILGLPGEVEGGADFVFDARGPRTSPAVEVQSWIDPPLTGRPVDDPTAVGIQALGVSVPDLPEVTERLGGLGCAVVGTGRSPFGTEWTTLRDATGVTLDLVADATVPEDETRMRHLRITCTDLERSRRWYEGMGFEVLATESLKDAAFLGRADSVDAEAVRLRLPDEAFEAILVQWRAPASHGRHTRDPNHAGLYRAAVGVDDTRASYEALCAAGWTFDRAPMPIELRGTPVPDMWICFLSDPDGVPFELVERPREAFRP from the coding sequence ATGACCCACGACGATGCCGTCAGGCCGGCCCGGAGGTTCCTGCACGTCTGCTACTGCTGCTCGGACACCGGGCCGGTGACGCAGTTCCTGGTCGAGGGCCTGGCCATGCGGCGTGTGATGGGCACCCCGGTGGAGCGGTCGGACGGTGCGATCCTCGGTCTGCCCGGCGAGGTGGAGGGCGGCGCGGACTTCGTCTTCGACGCCCGTGGTCCACGGACGAGCCCCGCGGTCGAGGTGCAGAGCTGGATCGACCCGCCGCTCACCGGCCGTCCCGTCGACGATCCGACCGCGGTCGGCATCCAGGCGCTCGGGGTCTCGGTGCCCGACCTGCCCGAGGTGACCGAGCGCCTCGGCGGGCTGGGGTGCGCCGTCGTGGGGACGGGACGGTCGCCGTTCGGCACCGAGTGGACGACGCTGCGGGATGCCACCGGCGTGACGCTCGACCTGGTGGCCGACGCCACCGTGCCCGAGGACGAGACCCGCATGCGGCACCTTCGGATCACCTGCACCGACCTCGAGCGCTCGCGGCGGTGGTACGAGGGGATGGGGTTCGAGGTGCTGGCCACCGAGTCCCTGAAGGACGCCGCCTTCCTGGGCCGCGCCGACTCCGTGGACGCCGAGGCGGTGCGCCTGCGGCTCCCCGACGAAGCGTTCGAGGCCATCCTGGTCCAGTGGCGCGCCCCCGCCTCCCACGGACGGCACACCCGCGACCCCAACCACGCCGGCCTGTACCGCGCCGCGGTGGGCGTCGACGACACCCGCGCGTCCTACGAGGCGCTGTGCGCCGCCGGCTGGACCTTCGATCGGGCACCGATGCCGATCGAGCTGCGGGGTACGCCGGTGCCCGACATGTGGATCTGCTTCCTGAGCGA